A single Flavobacterium sp. 1 DNA region contains:
- a CDS encoding phosphatase PAP2 family protein — translation MKNNIQKIVFKSLLLLLAVLTYSCNDDITERNEQFPKLNPINTDASAGTWKTYLLTVPDEFSIDVPVAVNTAAYTREINEIKSFQANITDDQKNIINYWSVGSVLRWNEIMRTLVARHNRPPYQNEDGTYPAPSGANPFAYPQFPFSNPPYAARAYAYVSAAQYDALIAAWHYKKLYNRTAPYNVDATLQVLIPKSTLPSYPSEDAVVVGVTVELLKLLFPTEIAYIDQKAEEEKLYRIISGVNVRSDVDAGISLGRKVASKFIARASTDGAGVAIGTPAIWALLESQTAATGETPWKSLEVPARPPMLPLFGKVKSFLMTEANIVANRPPAPPSTKSDAFAKELAEIKKYSQENSRSLLKIVSFWADGVDTYTPPGHWNAIASESFVQQSFSEVRWARNMALLNIAMMDAAISCWDAKYAYFNPRPSQMDSSIKTTTGVPNFPAYVSGHSTFSAAACAVLSHIIPAKKSEYEAMAIEASNSRMYGAIHYRSDCEKGLELGKKVAGFAVARAVIDGAE, via the coding sequence ATGAAAAATAACATTCAAAAAATTGTATTTAAAAGCCTTTTGCTTTTATTAGCGGTTCTTACATATTCGTGTAATGATGACATTACAGAACGTAATGAACAGTTTCCAAAATTGAACCCAATAAATACCGATGCTTCTGCTGGGACTTGGAAAACTTACCTTTTAACTGTTCCTGACGAATTTTCAATTGACGTTCCAGTTGCAGTAAATACAGCTGCATATACTAGAGAGATTAACGAAATCAAGAGTTTTCAAGCTAATATTACCGATGACCAAAAAAACATTATAAATTATTGGAGCGTTGGCAGTGTATTGCGTTGGAACGAAATTATGCGGACATTGGTAGCAAGACATAATCGTCCGCCTTATCAAAATGAAGACGGAACTTATCCAGCTCCTTCTGGTGCGAATCCTTTTGCATATCCTCAATTTCCATTTTCTAATCCTCCTTATGCAGCAAGAGCGTATGCTTATGTAAGTGCTGCCCAGTACGATGCTTTGATTGCAGCATGGCATTATAAAAAGCTGTATAACAGAACAGCTCCATATAACGTTGATGCTACGCTGCAGGTTTTGATACCCAAAAGCACTCTGCCGTCATATCCTTCAGAGGATGCGGTTGTAGTGGGAGTTACTGTTGAGTTATTAAAATTATTATTCCCAACTGAAATTGCCTATATTGACCAAAAAGCTGAAGAAGAAAAGCTATACAGAATCATTAGCGGCGTGAATGTCCGCTCAGATGTTGATGCAGGAATAAGTTTGGGCAGAAAAGTTGCTTCGAAATTTATAGCTCGTGCTTCAACTGATGGCGCTGGTGTTGCTATTGGGACACCGGCAATTTGGGCATTGCTAGAATCACAAACTGCCGCAACAGGAGAAACTCCTTGGAAATCATTAGAAGTGCCTGCCAGACCGCCTATGCTGCCTTTATTTGGAAAAGTAAAATCCTTTTTGATGACAGAAGCAAATATTGTGGCAAATCGTCCTCCTGCGCCTCCTTCTACGAAATCTGATGCTTTTGCAAAAGAGCTGGCTGAGATAAAAAAATACAGTCAGGAGAATTCAAGATCACTTTTGAAAATTGTCAGTTTTTGGGCTGACGGAGTTGATACTTATACGCCTCCTGGACATTGGAATGCCATCGCTTCCGAATCTTTTGTACAACAAAGTTTTAGTGAAGTTCGTTGGGCAAGAAATATGGCGTTATTAAATATTGCCATGATGGATGCAGCTATAAGCTGCTGGGACGCTAAATACGCCTATTTCAACCCGCGCCCGAGCCAAATGGATTCTTCGATTAAAACAACAACGGGAGTTCCTAATTTCCCAGCTTATGTTTCTGGACATTCTACCTTTAGTGCAGCTGCTTGTGCCGTTTTATCACACATTATTCCCGCTAAAAAAAGCGAATATGAAGCGATGGCAATAGAAGCATCAAATTCCAGGATGTATGGGGCTATCCATTACAGAAGCGACTGCGAAAAAGGATTGGAATTAGGCAAAAAAGTTGCAGGTTTTGCTGTTGCAAGAGCTGTTATTGACGGAGCCGAATAA
- a CDS encoding thioredoxin domain-containing protein, which produces MHRQLLLLFIVLFFISCNQKKTKEQQFKHTNELINESSPYLLQHAHNPVDWKAWNTENLAKAKAENKLIIISVGYSACHWCHVMEKESFENDSVAKLMNDNFISIKVDREERPDIDQIYMNAVQLMTGKGGWPLNCIALPDGRPIFGGTYFTKQEWIKMLTEIAALYKNDPQKVISYADKLIEGIKKSDLIQLNTNAVDFKSSDVNTAIKNWKEVLDFQNGGLIGDSKFPMPKALHFLLRYSIQNKDKPLQKYVDKTLVNMANGGINDPIGGGFYRYTVDSKWHIPHFEKMLYDNAQLVSLYSDAHLITKNELYKKKVAETLTFVERELMASNGAFYSSIDADSKNKSGKLEEGAYYTWEKEELQKVLKSDFALFQKYYNINATGLWENNKYILFKTQSNIDFAKENNISITELNAKLKNWKQTLLQAREKRARPHLDDKTLTSWNALMIKGYTNAYRSFKNPHYKEIAIKSASFLLNNQIQKDGSLYHSYKNGKSSITGFSEDYASVVDAFIAVYQITLDEKWLTKAKELTDYSLSHFLDKKTSMLYFTSNSSKNLITRKMEIRDDVIPGSNSVFAQNLFLLGHYYSNAAYSKIARQMLHNVTADAVKYPTEYYNWLHLMLNYTGNYYEVAVSGKEVLSRINTLQTYYLPNILIAGSTKESSLPIMENRFIPNETYIYICVEGACKLPETDVVKAVSKLLN; this is translated from the coding sequence ATGCATCGTCAACTTTTACTTTTATTTATAGTACTTTTTTTTATTAGCTGTAATCAAAAAAAAACTAAAGAACAGCAATTTAAACATACAAATGAATTAATAAATGAATCAAGTCCCTATCTTTTACAGCATGCACACAATCCCGTTGATTGGAAAGCTTGGAATACAGAAAATTTAGCCAAGGCTAAAGCCGAAAATAAGCTAATTATCATCTCTGTAGGATATTCAGCCTGTCATTGGTGTCATGTTATGGAAAAAGAAAGTTTCGAAAATGATTCGGTGGCCAAATTAATGAATGACAATTTCATCAGTATTAAAGTTGATAGAGAAGAGCGTCCAGATATAGACCAAATATATATGAATGCCGTACAACTGATGACTGGTAAAGGAGGCTGGCCACTAAACTGCATCGCACTTCCAGATGGGCGTCCTATTTTTGGAGGCACTTATTTTACCAAACAGGAATGGATTAAAATGCTGACTGAAATTGCCGCATTGTACAAAAATGATCCTCAAAAAGTAATATCCTATGCCGACAAATTGATCGAAGGAATTAAAAAATCAGATTTGATTCAATTGAACACTAATGCAGTTGATTTTAAATCTTCTGATGTAAATACAGCTATAAAAAATTGGAAAGAAGTATTGGATTTTCAAAATGGTGGCTTAATTGGCGATTCTAAATTTCCAATGCCAAAAGCACTTCATTTTTTATTGCGTTATAGCATTCAAAACAAGGACAAGCCTTTGCAAAAATATGTCGATAAAACATTAGTAAATATGGCAAATGGAGGTATTAATGACCCCATAGGAGGGGGTTTTTACAGATATACTGTAGATTCAAAATGGCATATCCCGCATTTTGAAAAAATGCTTTATGATAATGCACAACTTGTTAGTTTATACTCTGACGCCCATCTTATTACCAAAAATGAATTATATAAAAAAAAGGTAGCAGAAACACTCACATTTGTAGAACGTGAACTCATGGCTTCAAACGGAGCCTTTTACTCTTCTATCGATGCTGACAGCAAAAATAAATCGGGTAAATTAGAGGAAGGCGCCTATTATACTTGGGAAAAAGAAGAATTGCAAAAAGTATTAAAATCAGATTTTGCGCTTTTTCAAAAATATTACAATATCAATGCAACAGGATTATGGGAAAACAATAAATACATTTTATTTAAAACGCAATCAAATATTGATTTTGCAAAAGAAAACAATATCTCAATAACCGAGCTTAATGCTAAACTCAAAAACTGGAAACAAACTCTTTTGCAGGCAAGAGAAAAAAGAGCTCGTCCGCATCTCGATGATAAAACCCTAACTTCTTGGAATGCCTTAATGATAAAAGGATATACAAATGCGTATCGCAGTTTTAAAAACCCTCATTATAAAGAAATAGCAATAAAAAGTGCTTCTTTCTTACTGAATAATCAAATTCAAAAAGACGGCAGTTTATACCATAGCTATAAAAACGGAAAAAGCAGTATTACAGGTTTTTCCGAAGATTACGCCAGTGTTGTTGACGCATTTATTGCGGTGTACCAAATTACTTTGGACGAAAAATGGCTGACAAAAGCCAAAGAACTTACTGATTATTCATTGAGCCATTTTCTGGATAAAAAAACCAGCATGCTTTATTTTACCTCCAACAGCTCTAAAAATCTGATTACCCGAAAAATGGAAATAAGAGATGATGTCATCCCTGGATCTAATTCGGTTTTTGCACAAAATCTATTTCTTTTAGGACATTATTATTCTAATGCAGCTTATTCTAAAATAGCCAGACAAATGCTTCATAATGTAACTGCAGATGCCGTAAAATACCCAACGGAATACTACAATTGGCTCCACTTAATGTTAAATTATACTGGCAATTATTATGAAGTAGCCGTATCAGGAAAAGAAGTGCTATCAAGAATTAATACTTTGCAGACCTATTATTTGCCAAATATTTTGATTGCCGGGTCAACAAAAGAAAGCAGTCTGCCAATAATGGAAAATCGATTCATACCAAATGAAACCTACATCTATATCTGTGTTGAAGGAGCTTGTAAACTCCCTGAAACTGATGTCGTAAAAGCAGTTTCGAAATTACTGAACTAA
- a CDS encoding co-chaperone YbbN produces the protein MLIELNEDTLGTLVAQNEKVVVQFSASWCGNCRIMKPKFKKLASENEGISFVLVDAENFPESRKLANVSNLPTFATFVNGKLVNETQTNKQEVLIELVNEIV, from the coding sequence ATGTTAATAGAATTAAACGAAGATACATTAGGAACCTTAGTGGCTCAGAATGAGAAAGTGGTTGTTCAATTTTCGGCTTCATGGTGCGGTAACTGCAGAATCATGAAACCAAAATTCAAAAAATTGGCTTCAGAAAACGAAGGAATCTCTTTTGTTTTGGTAGATGCCGAAAATTTTCCGGAATCAAGAAAACTGGCTAACGTAAGTAACCTGCCTACATTTGCCACTTTCGTAAACGGAAAATTGGTAAATGAAACCCAAACCAATAAACAGGAAGTTTTAATTGAATTGGTTAATGAAATTGTTTAA
- a CDS encoding peroxiredoxin, which translates to MSLVGKKFPSIAVDAISEMGDNLKINIFEEAVNNNKKVLLFWYPKDFTFVCPTELHAFQAALPEFEKRNTIVIGASCDTNEVHFAWLNTPKNNGGIEGVTYPILADTNRNLSNILGILDIDSTEYSEETDSVIIEGSNVTFRATYLIDETGKIFHESVNDMPLGRNVNEYLRMVDAYTHIQEKGEVCPANWEAGKEAMSADRKSTAEYLSLN; encoded by the coding sequence ATGTCATTAGTAGGTAAAAAATTTCCAAGTATTGCAGTAGACGCTATCTCAGAAATGGGTGATAATTTAAAAATCAACATCTTCGAAGAAGCGGTAAACAACAACAAAAAAGTACTTTTGTTTTGGTATCCAAAAGATTTCACTTTTGTATGTCCAACTGAATTACACGCTTTTCAAGCTGCTTTACCAGAATTTGAAAAAAGAAATACAATCGTAATTGGAGCTTCCTGCGATACCAACGAAGTTCACTTTGCTTGGTTAAACACTCCAAAAAACAATGGTGGAATTGAAGGCGTAACGTATCCAATCCTTGCTGATACTAACAGAAACTTATCTAACATCTTAGGAATTCTTGATATTGATTCAACTGAGTATAGCGAAGAAACCGATTCAGTAATCATTGAAGGTTCTAATGTTACTTTCAGAGCGACTTATTTAATTGACGAAACTGGAAAAATCTTCCACGAAAGCGTAAACGATATGCCATTAGGACGTAACGTAAACGAATATTTACGTATGGTTGACGCTTATACTCACATTCAAGAAAAAGGTGAAGTTTGTCCAGCAAACTGGGAAGCTGGTAAAGAAGCAATGAGCGCTGACAGAAAAAGTACTGCTGAATATTTAAGTCTTAACTAA
- a CDS encoding glycoside hydrolase family 3 protein, protein MTLEQKIGQFFFPAVFINDTEENIQETERLIKEYNIGGLTFFHSRASAATNYESKKKVEFNDDSFQRLKDLIVRYQKCAATPLLMSIDAEWGLAMRVEKTPQYPYAITLGALPERKIDLVYEVGKQIGLDLKSAGIHYNLAPLADINNNPNNPVIGYRSFGSNKEKVTQYALEYLRGMSDVGILGCLKHFPGHGNTSVDSHLGLPVLQENLEELLENELVPFIKGIENQVDSIMIGHLAVPALNDGKETSATLSKNIIESLLRERLGYNGLIISDALNMHSVSKLYDVKGQLEWEAFNAGNDVLCFAENVAEGIQEILKNANPERIEASLDRIIKCKQKAGLFDKNPTPVADFDFKITSKLNRKIADYCITDIKDKNSSVIVFDAKNRERLAKLSIYKTVDNPFFKTLASTLPSPEYAVESAADLMDTTIKKDLMPFDTILISLFVPKAKPLNKFDLEDSVLEFLGELFQTKKCILYVFGNPYALQVIPNLEKTIGIVEMYQDFVEFQESAAEQLLEDKKGKGSLPVSIAGI, encoded by the coding sequence ATGACACTAGAACAAAAAATAGGGCAATTCTTTTTTCCAGCCGTTTTTATCAACGATACGGAAGAGAATATTCAGGAAACAGAACGTTTAATAAAAGAATACAACATCGGCGGATTGACTTTTTTTCATAGCAGAGCCAGTGCGGCAACCAACTATGAGAGCAAGAAAAAAGTAGAATTCAACGACGATAGTTTTCAGCGTTTGAAAGACCTGATTGTGCGCTATCAAAAATGTGCCGCTACTCCCCTATTAATGAGCATCGATGCCGAATGGGGCTTGGCGATGCGTGTCGAAAAAACACCCCAATATCCTTATGCCATCACTCTTGGCGCTTTGCCCGAAAGGAAAATCGATTTGGTATATGAAGTAGGAAAACAAATTGGATTGGACTTAAAATCGGCTGGAATCCATTATAATTTAGCGCCACTGGCGGATATTAACAACAACCCTAATAATCCTGTAATTGGATATCGTTCTTTTGGGTCTAATAAAGAAAAAGTGACTCAATATGCATTGGAATACCTTCGTGGCATGTCCGATGTTGGGATTTTGGGCTGTTTGAAACACTTCCCTGGGCATGGGAATACGAGCGTCGATTCACATTTGGGATTGCCTGTTTTACAGGAAAACCTAGAGGAATTACTGGAAAATGAATTGGTTCCGTTTATAAAAGGAATCGAAAACCAAGTAGATTCTATTATGATTGGCCATCTGGCCGTTCCAGCATTGAATGACGGAAAAGAAACTTCAGCCACTTTATCCAAAAACATTATCGAATCTCTTTTACGAGAACGTTTAGGGTATAACGGTTTGATTATATCGGATGCTTTGAATATGCACAGTGTTTCCAAATTATATGATGTGAAAGGCCAGCTGGAATGGGAAGCCTTCAATGCAGGAAACGATGTCCTCTGCTTTGCCGAAAACGTAGCCGAAGGCATTCAGGAAATCCTAAAAAATGCTAATCCAGAACGCATCGAAGCAAGCCTAGACCGCATAATAAAATGTAAACAAAAAGCAGGACTATTTGATAAAAATCCAACGCCTGTTGCTGATTTTGACTTTAAAATCACTTCGAAACTGAACCGAAAAATAGCCGATTATTGCATTACCGATATCAAGGACAAAAACAGTTCCGTAATTGTTTTTGACGCCAAAAACAGAGAACGCTTAGCAAAGTTGAGTATTTATAAAACGGTTGACAATCCTTTTTTCAAAACATTGGCTTCCACTTTACCGTCTCCTGAATATGCTGTTGAAAGCGCCGCCGATTTAATGGATACAACGATAAAAAAAGACCTTATGCCATTTGACACCATACTCATTTCTTTATTTGTCCCAAAAGCCAAACCTCTGAATAAATTTGATTTAGAAGATTCTGTTTTGGAGTTTTTAGGAGAATTGTTCCAAACCAAAAAGTGCATTCTTTATGTTTTTGGGAATCCGTATGCATTGCAGGTAATTCCAAATCTGGAAAAAACTATCGGAATTGTCGAAATGTATCAGGATTTTGTGGAGTTTCAGGAAAGTGCCGCCGAACAATTATTGGAAGACAAAAAAGGAAAAGGAAGCTTACCAGTTTCTATTGCAGGTATTTAG
- a CDS encoding MFS transporter: MKDSKPWYWIPFLNFASGFPYAIIISVSVIMYKNLGIANEDIGVYTSLLYLPWVIKPLWSPFIDLYATKRKWFLAMQLVIAVAFLIVGLTIPMNHFFMLSLALFWVAAFASASNDVASDGFYMLALAKEQQSFFLGIRSTFYRLSMLTANGLIVILGGFLEQKFGDKSKAWSYTMIVVALIMAFLTVYNFFTTPKVEETKETESTHKVSFGKVFTTFFQKKQIGIILAFILLFRLGESQLLKMLTPFLIDEKAKGGMGLTTEDVGIIYGTFGVAALVVGGILGGIAISKGGLRKWMLPMFLAMHLPILGFVYLSHFHPASVHYVYATVIAEQFGYGFGFTAFMMYLIYVAEGESKTAHYSIATGFMALGMMLPGMASGYIQEYLGYSNFFIWVFLATIPGLILSQLLKYPADFGKKAEEK, encoded by the coding sequence ATGAAAGACAGCAAACCTTGGTATTGGATTCCATTTTTAAATTTTGCTTCGGGATTTCCGTATGCCATTATTATTTCGGTTTCGGTGATTATGTACAAAAATTTAGGCATTGCCAATGAAGATATCGGGGTGTACACCAGTTTATTGTATTTGCCTTGGGTAATCAAACCGCTTTGGAGCCCGTTTATTGATTTATATGCCACCAAAAGAAAATGGTTTTTGGCAATGCAGTTAGTGATTGCAGTTGCGTTTTTAATTGTTGGATTGACCATTCCGATGAATCATTTTTTTATGTTAAGTTTGGCATTGTTTTGGGTTGCAGCATTTGCCTCAGCCTCTAATGATGTGGCTAGTGACGGTTTTTATATGTTGGCTTTAGCCAAAGAACAGCAGTCTTTTTTCTTAGGAATCAGAAGCACGTTCTACAGGCTTTCGATGCTAACCGCAAACGGGCTGATTGTGATTTTGGGCGGTTTTTTAGAACAAAAATTCGGAGACAAAAGCAAAGCTTGGTCTTACACCATGATAGTTGTGGCGCTGATTATGGCATTCTTGACGGTTTACAACTTTTTCACCACTCCAAAAGTTGAAGAAACTAAAGAAACTGAAAGTACTCATAAAGTGAGTTTTGGCAAAGTGTTTACTACTTTTTTCCAAAAGAAACAAATTGGTATTATATTGGCTTTCATTTTGCTTTTCAGATTGGGGGAATCTCAATTATTAAAAATGCTGACTCCTTTTTTAATCGATGAAAAAGCAAAAGGCGGCATGGGACTTACGACCGAAGATGTTGGGATAATATATGGTACGTTTGGAGTTGCAGCACTTGTGGTAGGTGGAATTCTCGGTGGAATAGCCATCTCAAAAGGAGGATTACGAAAATGGATGTTGCCGATGTTCTTAGCAATGCACCTGCCAATTTTGGGATTTGTTTACTTATCTCATTTTCATCCCGCTTCTGTTCATTACGTTTATGCAACAGTTATTGCAGAACAGTTTGGTTACGGTTTTGGTTTTACAGCCTTTATGATGTACTTGATTTATGTAGCCGAAGGCGAATCCAAAACAGCCCACTACTCCATTGCAACTGGCTTTATGGCCTTGGGCATGATGCTTCCTGGTATGGCTAGTGGCTATATACAGGAATATTTAGGATACAGTAATTTCTTTATTTGGGTATTTCTTGCCACTATTCCAGGATTAATTTTATCGCAATTACTAAAATATCCTGCTGATTTTGGGAAGAAAGCGGAAGAGAAATAA
- a CDS encoding glycoside hydrolase family 10 protein, translating into MYIKKSLLYPTIYLLFSAIIGFAQRRDMHPKNEFRAVWIATVVNIDWPKNSSDSVEKQKADFIQILDTYQKLNYNAVVVQIRSVGDALYPTILAPWSRYLTGIEGKAPNPNFDPLAWMIEESHQRGFEFHAWLNPYRATFDLKTETLSIDHDYNKHREWMIEYGGKYYYNPALPEVQKHLTAIVEEVVIKYDIDAIHFDDYFYPYKIKGLDFNDTLSYQKYGNGLSVEDWRRSNVAAFVKNISFDIKKLKPWVQFGISPFGVWRNKSVDLKGSDTQSGQTNYDDLFADPIDWMNNNWIDYIIPQLYWSIDHRTASYAKLIKWWSENVPANTALYIGNSSYKIRADSDKHWNNTYEIANQIDLTRNYPNVQGNGFFSAKWFINKNQDVVKILKENQYKYPALPLPVPNLKKQISDRLLINSVTKDTSSYYISFQKPNLPSQVRYIIVYAAKNSAKINTNDPSQIMDKIAVTEKNNEFNIEVPAYKMIGKAAFAFTFVDYYANESPETVIDLEIETQMK; encoded by the coding sequence ATGTATATAAAGAAGTCCTTATTATACCCGACTATATATTTGTTGTTTTCTGCTATTATTGGATTTGCCCAAAGAAGAGATATGCATCCCAAAAACGAATTTCGAGCGGTCTGGATTGCAACCGTTGTCAATATTGACTGGCCAAAAAACAGTTCGGATTCAGTTGAAAAACAAAAAGCTGACTTCATTCAAATTTTAGATACCTATCAAAAACTCAATTACAATGCTGTAGTGGTACAAATTCGCTCTGTTGGCGATGCATTATATCCAACGATATTAGCTCCTTGGTCCCGATATTTAACAGGAATTGAAGGAAAAGCGCCCAATCCTAATTTTGATCCGCTCGCATGGATGATCGAAGAAAGTCATCAGCGCGGTTTTGAATTTCACGCGTGGCTCAATCCGTATCGCGCCACTTTTGATTTAAAGACCGAAACCTTAAGTATAGATCATGATTACAATAAACACCGCGAGTGGATGATTGAATATGGTGGCAAATATTACTACAATCCAGCTCTGCCTGAAGTTCAAAAACACTTAACCGCAATCGTGGAAGAAGTGGTTATAAAATATGATATTGATGCCATACACTTTGATGATTATTTTTATCCATATAAAATAAAAGGACTTGACTTTAATGATACTCTATCGTATCAAAAATATGGCAACGGGCTTTCAGTTGAAGATTGGAGACGTTCTAATGTAGCCGCTTTTGTCAAAAATATTTCATTTGATATAAAAAAATTAAAGCCTTGGGTACAGTTTGGCATCAGCCCGTTTGGTGTTTGGCGCAACAAATCGGTTGATCTAAAAGGATCCGACACTCAATCGGGACAAACCAATTATGATGATTTATTTGCGGATCCCATAGATTGGATGAACAACAACTGGATCGATTATATCATCCCTCAATTGTATTGGAGCATTGACCACAGAACGGCTTCGTATGCAAAACTGATTAAATGGTGGTCTGAAAATGTTCCCGCTAATACTGCTTTATACATAGGAAACAGTTCCTACAAAATTAGAGCCGATTCAGATAAACATTGGAATAATACTTATGAAATAGCAAATCAGATTGACCTGACACGTAACTATCCGAATGTGCAGGGAAATGGTTTTTTTAGTGCCAAATGGTTTATAAACAAAAATCAGGATGTGGTTAAAATCCTGAAAGAGAACCAATACAAATATCCTGCTTTGCCATTGCCTGTTCCCAACTTAAAAAAACAAATATCCGATAGATTGCTTATCAATTCGGTTACTAAAGATACATCAAGCTATTATATTTCTTTCCAGAAGCCAAATCTTCCATCACAAGTTCGCTATATCATTGTATATGCTGCTAAAAATTCAGCCAAAATAAACACTAATGATCCAAGTCAAATTATGGATAAAATTGCTGTTACCGAAAAAAACAACGAATTCAATATAGAAGTTCCGGCATACAAAATGATTGGTAAAGCCGCTTTTGCTTTTACTTTCGTCGATTATTATGCTAACGAAAGTCCAGAAACTGTAATTGATTTGGAAATAGAAACACAAATGAAGTAA
- a CDS encoding amino acid permease, whose product MALKGLFRKKTVQDILRQVEKNNLEGHEALGKHLTTKDLTAFGIAAIVGAGIFSTIGKASFDGGPAVIFLFLFTAIACSFAAFAYAEFASMVPVSGSAYTYSYVAFGELIAWIIGWALIMEYSVGNITVAISWSDYFTGLLSSGGIDLPQWVQMDYLTASNGFKDATALMEGGKTFENLSAGMQDAYTAWTTSPVIGSFHFVADLPALLIIVLITALIYRGMKESRNASNIMVVVKVCIVLLVIAVGIFYVDTANWHPFAPNGVSGVLKGVSAVFFAYIGFDAISTTAEECKNPQRDLPRGMMWAIIICTILYIAIALVLTGMVSYNKLNVGDPLAFVFDQLHLKWMSGIIAVSAVVAMASVLLVFQMGQPRIWMSMSRDGLLPKKFSTVHPKFKTPSFATIVVGFVVAVPALFMNLTMVTDLCSIGTLFAFVLVCAGVLALQNRTDIPRGKFKTPYINSKYIFPLLIIIALVLAFTYNKKATMGFITNETKINDSEFIITSLNKEETQKVYDYLVSIDRKTSATEKLDVEHLLSQYQEDDVKYASVVAGLPISDSTKYESGFDLFKHKIPMWIFVIVMVGLVFWSFKENLSLIPLLGLICCLYMMAELSVWNWIYFGIWLLIGLVIYFSFSRHNSKLNFKTE is encoded by the coding sequence ATGGCATTAAAAGGACTTTTTAGAAAAAAAACAGTTCAAGATATTTTAAGACAAGTCGAAAAAAACAATTTAGAGGGACATGAGGCGTTAGGAAAACATTTGACAACTAAGGATTTAACCGCTTTTGGGATTGCAGCAATTGTTGGAGCCGGTATTTTTAGCACTATCGGGAAAGCTAGTTTTGACGGAGGTCCTGCCGTAATTTTTCTTTTTTTATTTACCGCTATTGCCTGCAGTTTTGCCGCTTTTGCTTATGCTGAATTTGCATCGATGGTTCCGGTTTCCGGAAGTGCTTATACCTATTCGTATGTTGCTTTTGGGGAGTTAATAGCTTGGATTATTGGCTGGGCCTTGATTATGGAATATTCAGTTGGGAATATAACGGTCGCGATTTCATGGAGCGATTACTTTACAGGACTGCTCTCCAGCGGAGGAATAGATTTACCGCAATGGGTGCAAATGGATTATTTGACGGCTTCTAATGGTTTTAAAGATGCCACAGCCTTGATGGAAGGCGGGAAAACTTTTGAAAATTTAAGTGCAGGAATGCAGGATGCCTATACTGCTTGGACAACATCACCAGTGATAGGATCGTTTCATTTTGTTGCCGATTTACCTGCCTTATTGATTATTGTCCTGATTACAGCTTTGATATACAGAGGCATGAAAGAGTCCCGAAACGCCAGTAATATAATGGTGGTTGTAAAAGTCTGTATTGTACTTTTGGTAATAGCTGTTGGTATATTTTATGTAGATACTGCAAACTGGCATCCGTTTGCTCCAAATGGAGTTTCGGGAGTTTTAAAAGGAGTTTCGGCGGTGTTTTTTGCTTATATTGGTTTTGATGCTATTTCGACAACTGCCGAAGAATGTAAAAATCCGCAACGTGATTTGCCTCGAGGGATGATGTGGGCGATTATTATTTGTACGATTCTTTATATAGCCATTGCATTAGTACTGACAGGAATGGTAAGCTACAATAAATTGAATGTTGGAGACCCATTGGCTTTTGTATTTGATCAATTGCATTTAAAATGGATGTCGGGAATTATTGCAGTAAGTGCTGTAGTTGCTATGGCGAGTGTATTGCTGGTTTTTCAAATGGGTCAGCCCCGCATCTGGATGAGTATGAGCCGTGACGGTTTACTTCCAAAGAAATTCTCTACTGTGCATCCAAAGTTCAAAACACCTTCTTTTGCCACAATAGTTGTTGGTTTTGTAGTGGCGGTTCCTGCCTTGTTCATGAATCTGACTATGGTTACCGATTTATGCAGTATTGGTACTTTGTTTGCTTTTGTTTTGGTTTGCGCCGGAGTTTTGGCACTGCAAAACCGAACTGATATTCCAAGAGGGAAATTCAAAACACCTTATATTAATTCAAAATATATTTTTCCATTATTGATTATTATTGCTCTGGTTTTGGCTTTTACTTACAATAAAAAAGCCACTATGGGCTTCATCACAAATGAAACTAAAATCAATGATTCTGAGTTTATAATTACTTCATTAAACAAGGAGGAAACTCAAAAAGTATATGATTATTTGGTAAGCATTGATAGAAAAACCAGTGCTACAGAAAAACTGGATGTAGAGCATTTACTGAGCCAATATCAGGAAGATGATGTGAAATATGCCAGTGTAGTTGCAGGATTGCCAATTTCGGACTCTACTAAATATGAAAGCGGTTTTGACTTGTTCAAACATAAAATACCAATGTGGATTTTCGTGATTGTTATGGTCGGATTAGTATTTTGGTCTTTCAAAGAGAATTTGTCTTTGATTCCGCTTTTGGGCTTAATATGCTGTTTGTACATGATGGCAGAGTTAAGCGTTTGGAATTGGATTTATTTCGGAATCTGGCTACTTATTGGATTGGTCATTTATTTTAGTTTCAGCCGCCATAACAGTAAGTTGAATTTTAAAACGGAATAG